A stretch of the Pseudoruegeria sp. SHC-113 genome encodes the following:
- a CDS encoding FG-GAP-like repeat-containing protein: MQQRLFSLHARTALALLIVALLAYLFWTQSRYPALDDKALMSGAIVLEDPISFDVLLPTSPEQPLWQRIAYSTVNWLNTNKKGMTFGVLFGAALLTLFGTMSWRSFRGGFANSALGLAIGAPLGVCVNCAAPIAKGLYASGLRAETTLSAMVASPTLNVVVLTMLFSLLPAYMVLAKIGLSLLVILVVVPLICRLLPGSQLQIAPPPIPAEGWAEPAPRMPLQSALWDVAKSFAANLWFILRTTVPLMFLAGFLGAVAGHLLPPELLSGTSFMLGLAVLVAVAGIFLPVPIAFDVVIAGALLSSGLSVGYVMVLLFTLGIFSVYSFLIVARTISTRAAVLLSAAIVALGVLGGAGAQAYHDWQNRRALDYLLSEAPAPRLLMAAQASEAAQVPVRVTATAHAPRSAAGPTPFTRIEASEIGIDKPLEFDFEDMWPPFWEGRSLATGDIDGDGLVDVVIASTRKGLYAYRGDGNGGFTPLDLELGPVAEMPVFNAPLVDLDGDGDLDLFLATYRQGNWIWPNAGGFTQAEPPRKIEDGGAVLSIALSFGDIDRDGDLDAALGNWTAGWYRRVPGEESRNRLLLNTGAGLLAPGRVDLPAIPGETLSILLSDLSQDGWPDLIVGNDFEIPDAIYLSDGQGGLRLLGREDGLIPHTTHTTMAVKTADLENRGIVDLYLAQIAGRSSNISATLKMQPLERYCDGIRDPEAKRICTVNMEIKRWYKSGNNFDPTYARNCDDLPAPTQAQCKAMLIKDIAIQKEDPSLCGLIPAGQPLAASFCELHFLPAGRPSPAALAAALPQIKQANVLLRRPEAGAGFADEAPARGLSVGGWSWDTKIEDFDNDGDLDVYIVNGTWVPNEVSPSNLFFENDGQGQFTEASGPFGLEDYLMTATAVAFDPDGDGDLDLLTHPVNGPLVYFRNNDQAARAITVRLRDTSANSAAIGAVLRLSAGGGTQQRELQLGGGFMSFDAPMAHFGLGAAAQADALEITWPDGAVSLVAGPLAAGQSYLIERQP, translated from the coding sequence ATGCAGCAACGCCTTTTCTCCCTCCATGCCCGGACGGCTCTTGCCCTCCTGATCGTCGCTCTGCTGGCCTACCTCTTCTGGACCCAGTCGCGCTATCCGGCGCTGGACGACAAGGCGCTGATGAGCGGGGCGATTGTGCTGGAGGATCCGATCTCCTTCGATGTACTGTTGCCCACTTCGCCGGAGCAGCCCCTGTGGCAGCGGATCGCCTATTCGACGGTCAACTGGCTGAACACCAACAAGAAGGGCATGACCTTCGGCGTGCTCTTCGGGGCCGCGCTGCTGACGCTCTTCGGCACGATGTCCTGGCGCAGCTTTCGGGGCGGGTTTGCCAATTCGGCCCTTGGCCTCGCCATCGGCGCGCCGCTCGGAGTTTGCGTCAACTGCGCGGCACCGATTGCCAAGGGGCTCTATGCCAGCGGCCTGCGCGCGGAAACGACGCTTTCGGCCATGGTGGCCTCGCCCACGCTCAACGTGGTGGTGCTGACGATGCTGTTCAGCCTCTTGCCGGCTTACATGGTGCTGGCCAAGATCGGGTTGAGCCTGCTCGTGATCCTCGTCGTGGTACCGCTGATCTGCCGCTTGCTGCCCGGATCCCAATTGCAAATTGCGCCGCCGCCGATCCCGGCGGAGGGCTGGGCAGAGCCCGCGCCCCGTATGCCGCTGCAAAGCGCCTTGTGGGACGTTGCCAAAAGCTTTGCCGCCAACCTCTGGTTCATCCTGCGTACAACGGTTCCGCTGATGTTCCTGGCCGGGTTCCTTGGCGCTGTGGCCGGCCATCTGCTGCCGCCCGAGCTGTTGTCGGGCACCTCCTTCATGCTGGGGCTCGCGGTGCTGGTGGCGGTGGCCGGGATCTTCCTGCCGGTGCCCATCGCCTTTGACGTGGTGATCGCCGGAGCCCTTCTGAGCAGCGGGCTCAGCGTGGGCTATGTGATGGTGTTGCTGTTCACGCTGGGGATTTTCTCTGTCTACTCCTTCCTGATCGTCGCACGTACCATCTCGACGCGGGCGGCGGTGCTGCTTTCGGCGGCCATTGTGGCGCTCGGCGTGCTCGGCGGGGCCGGGGCGCAGGCCTATCACGATTGGCAGAACCGCCGCGCGCTGGATTACCTCCTGAGCGAAGCCCCCGCGCCACGCCTCCTGATGGCGGCGCAGGCGTCTGAGGCGGCGCAGGTGCCTGTCCGCGTCACCGCCACGGCGCATGCCCCCCGCTCGGCTGCAGGGCCCACACCCTTCACGCGGATCGAAGCTTCGGAGATCGGCATCGACAAGCCGCTCGAGTTCGATTTCGAAGACATGTGGCCGCCGTTCTGGGAAGGTCGCAGCCTGGCGACCGGGGATATCGACGGCGACGGGCTTGTGGACGTGGTGATCGCCTCAACGCGCAAGGGCCTTTATGCCTACCGCGGTGACGGCAACGGCGGCTTCACACCGCTCGATCTGGAGCTTGGCCCGGTGGCAGAGATGCCCGTGTTCAACGCGCCGCTCGTGGATCTGGATGGCGACGGTGATCTGGATCTTTTCCTGGCGACCTACCGGCAGGGTAACTGGATCTGGCCCAACGCGGGTGGCTTCACGCAGGCCGAACCGCCGCGCAAGATCGAGGACGGCGGCGCGGTGCTCTCCATCGCGCTGAGCTTCGGCGACATCGATCGGGACGGCGATCTGGATGCGGCGCTCGGCAATTGGACGGCGGGCTGGTATCGGCGCGTTCCCGGCGAGGAAAGCCGCAACCGGCTGCTGCTGAACACCGGCGCCGGGCTTCTGGCACCGGGCCGCGTGGACCTGCCCGCCATTCCCGGCGAAACGCTTTCGATCCTGCTGTCGGATCTGAGCCAGGACGGCTGGCCGGATCTGATCGTGGGCAATGATTTCGAGATCCCGGACGCGATCTACCTCAGCGACGGGCAGGGCGGCCTGCGGCTTCTGGGCCGTGAAGACGGCCTGATCCCTCATACCACCCATACGACGATGGCGGTGAAAACAGCGGATCTGGAGAACCGCGGCATCGTCGATCTGTACCTCGCCCAGATCGCTGGCCGCTCCTCCAACATCTCCGCCACGCTGAAGATGCAACCGCTTGAGCGCTATTGCGACGGGATCCGTGATCCGGAGGCCAAGCGGATCTGCACCGTGAACATGGAGATCAAACGCTGGTACAAATCGGGCAACAATTTTGACCCGACCTATGCCCGCAACTGCGATGATCTGCCCGCCCCCACGCAGGCCCAGTGCAAGGCGATGCTGATAAAGGACATCGCGATCCAGAAAGAAGATCCCTCGCTCTGCGGCCTGATCCCGGCGGGTCAGCCGCTTGCGGCCTCCTTCTGCGAGCTGCACTTTCTCCCCGCGGGCCGGCCCTCGCCGGCCGCGCTGGCGGCGGCCCTGCCGCAGATTAAACAGGCCAATGTGCTCCTGCGCCGCCCCGAAGCGGGCGCGGGTTTCGCCGACGAAGCCCCGGCACGGGGGCTGTCGGTGGGGGGCTGGAGCTGGGACACCAAGATCGAGGATTTCGACAACGACGGCGATCTGGACGTCTATATCGTCAACGGCACATGGGTGCCCAATGAGGTCAGCCCGTCCAACCTGTTCTTCGAGAACGACGGACAGGGCCAGTTCACAGAGGCTTCGGGGCCCTTCGGGCTGGAGGATTACCTGATGACAGCCACCGCCGTGGCGTTTGACCCGGACGGGGACGGCGATCTGGATCTCTTGACGCATCCGGTGAACGGCCCGCTTGTTTATTTCCGCAACAACGATCAGGCGGCGAGGGCGATCACGGTGCGGCTGCGCGATACGTCTGCCAATTCAGCGGCCATCGGCGCTGTTCTGCGGCTTTCGGCGGGCGGAGGAACGCAGCAACGGGAGCTGCAACTCGGCGGCGGGTTCATGTCCTTCGATGCGCCCATGGCCCATTTCGGGCTCGGGGCGGCGGCACAGGCCGACGCTTTAGAGATCACCTGGCCCGATGGTGCGGTGAGCCTTGTGGCTGGACCGCTGGCGGCGGGCCAAAGCTACCTGATCGAGCGTCAGCCCTAG
- the kynU gene encoding kynureninase: MPNPLPLKSRFDLPEGVIYLDGNSLGPLPRGAQARVAQVLSDEWGQQLIKAWNTAGWMAMPARVGDRIARLIGAPEGSVTTGDTLSIKVYQALAAALKMAPSRRVILSDTGNFPSDLYMAQGLIGTIGQGHELRLAEPEAVLEAITEEIAVVMLTHVDYRTGRLHDMEAITKAAHAAGAVMIWDLAHSAGAVPVDIAASEAEFAVGCTYKYLNGGPGAPAFIYARPDIIDHVKPALAGWLGHDTPFAMEPGYRPAMSTERLRVGTPPIVQLALLDHALDIWEGVDMQALRAASIRLSERFICEVEARCPQLRLASPRDPQARGSQVSFAFEDGYPVMQALIERGVIGDFRAPNILRFGFTPLYLDEADVVRAAEILGDVMAEGVWQEPHYSVRSRVT, translated from the coding sequence ATGCCAAACCCCTTGCCGCTGAAATCCCGCTTCGACCTGCCCGAAGGCGTGATCTATCTGGACGGTAACTCGCTCGGCCCGCTGCCCCGCGGTGCGCAGGCGCGCGTGGCGCAGGTGCTGAGCGATGAGTGGGGCCAGCAGCTCATCAAGGCGTGGAACACGGCGGGATGGATGGCCATGCCCGCCCGCGTTGGCGACCGCATCGCGAGGCTGATCGGCGCGCCGGAAGGCTCGGTGACGACGGGCGATACGCTGTCGATCAAGGTCTACCAGGCGCTGGCGGCGGCCCTGAAGATGGCCCCCTCGCGGCGGGTGATCCTGTCGGACACCGGCAATTTCCCCTCCGATCTCTACATGGCGCAGGGGCTGATCGGCACCATCGGCCAAGGCCACGAGCTGCGGCTGGCCGAGCCCGAGGCCGTGCTGGAGGCGATCACCGAGGAGATCGCCGTGGTGATGCTCACCCATGTGGATTACCGCACCGGCCGCCTGCACGACATGGAGGCCATCACCAAGGCCGCCCATGCAGCAGGTGCCGTGATGATCTGGGATCTGGCCCATAGCGCTGGGGCCGTGCCGGTGGACATCGCGGCCAGCGAGGCCGAGTTCGCGGTGGGCTGCACGTATAAATACCTCAACGGCGGCCCCGGCGCGCCCGCGTTCATCTACGCCCGTCCCGACATCATCGACCACGTGAAGCCGGCGCTGGCAGGCTGGCTCGGCCATGATACGCCTTTCGCAATGGAACCCGGTTACCGCCCCGCCATGAGCACCGAACGCCTGCGCGTTGGCACCCCGCCCATTGTGCAACTGGCGCTGCTGGATCATGCGCTCGACATCTGGGAAGGGGTGGACATGCAGGCCCTGCGCGCTGCGTCGATCCGGCTTTCGGAGCGCTTCATCTGCGAGGTCGAGGCGCGCTGCCCGCAACTGCGCCTCGCCTCCCCGCGCGATCCACAGGCCCGCGGCTCACAGGTCTCTTTCGCGTTTGAAGACGGCTACCCCGTCATGCAGGCCCTGATCGAACGCGGCGTGATCGGCGATTTCCGCGCCCCCAACATCCTGCGCTTCGGTTTCACCCCGCTCTACCTGGACGAAGCGGATGTGGTGCGGGCGGCAGAGATCCTTGGGGATGTGATGGCGGAAGGGGTGTGGCAGGAGCCGCACTACAGCGTCCGGTCACGGGTGACGTAG
- a CDS encoding DNA gyrase inhibitor YacG, which yields MSCPICKKPSVESYRPFCSKRCADVDLGRWMSESYAIPAESEEEADLASEEENEASRNLH from the coding sequence ATGAGCTGCCCGATCTGCAAGAAACCATCGGTGGAAAGCTACCGCCCCTTCTGCTCCAAACGCTGCGCCGACGTCGATTTGGGCCGCTGGATGTCGGAGAGCTACGCGATCCCGGCAGAGAGCGAAGAAGAGGCGGATTTGGCGTCCGAAGAGGAAAACGAAGCGAGCCGCAACCTGCACTGA
- a CDS encoding ribonuclease E/G, translating into MKGTVIILDHLRGREVAARLVDGRLEDFLFTPADPDVPLPGAIYRAIVERPMKGQGGVMVRLPEGTGFLRQAKGLAAGQAILVQVTGFAEGGKAVPVTQRVLFKSRYAIVTPDAPGLNISRAIREEERRAELKALADDGMEGSLHGLILRTAASTGPDDDIAEDIAAMRAAADAILIDAEGDTPELLLDGPAPHMLAWRDWPEPDHVESEPGGLDRFDALSAIEALASPHVTLPGGASMYIEPTRALVAVDVNTGGDTSPAAGLKANIEAIRALPRQLRCRGLGGQIVLDLAPFPKKDRRPIEQQLRAVFRADGIETVLVGFTGMGLFELQRKRERLPLDRGLLQ; encoded by the coding sequence ATGAAAGGCACCGTCATCATTCTGGATCACCTGCGGGGCCGCGAGGTGGCCGCGCGGCTCGTGGACGGTCGGTTGGAGGATTTCCTCTTCACCCCGGCGGATCCCGATGTGCCGCTGCCCGGCGCGATCTACCGCGCCATCGTGGAGCGCCCGATGAAAGGACAAGGCGGTGTCATGGTGCGCCTGCCCGAGGGCACGGGCTTCCTGCGGCAGGCCAAGGGGCTTGCTGCCGGTCAGGCAATCCTCGTGCAGGTCACCGGCTTTGCCGAGGGCGGCAAGGCCGTGCCCGTCACCCAGCGCGTGCTGTTCAAAAGCCGCTACGCCATCGTCACGCCGGATGCGCCGGGGCTCAATATCTCCCGCGCGATCCGCGAAGAGGAGCGCCGCGCCGAGCTGAAAGCGCTGGCCGATGACGGGATGGAGGGCAGCCTCCACGGGCTGATCTTGCGCACTGCCGCCAGCACCGGCCCGGACGACGACATCGCCGAAGACATCGCCGCCATGCGCGCGGCAGCCGACGCGATTCTGATAGATGCCGAGGGCGACACGCCCGAACTGCTGCTCGACGGTCCCGCCCCCCACATGCTGGCCTGGCGCGACTGGCCCGAGCCCGACCATGTCGAGTCCGAGCCCGGCGGGCTGGACCGGTTCGACGCGCTGTCCGCCATCGAAGCGCTGGCCTCGCCCCATGTCACCCTGCCCGGCGGCGCGAGCATGTATATCGAACCCACCCGCGCGCTGGTGGCCGTGGATGTGAACACCGGCGGCGACACCTCACCCGCAGCCGGGCTGAAAGCCAATATCGAAGCCATCCGCGCCCTGCCCCGCCAATTGCGCTGCCGCGGCCTTGGCGGGCAGATCGTGCTCGATCTCGCCCCCTTCCCCAAGAAGGACCGCCGCCCCATCGAACAACAGCTGCGCGCCGTGTTCCGCGCCGATGGGATCGAGACGGTGCTGGTCGGCTTCACCGGCATGGGGCTCTTTGAGTTGCAGCGCAAACGCGAGCGCCTGCCGCTGGACCGGGGGCTGCTGCAATGA
- a CDS encoding Maf family protein, with protein MRLVLGSGSPRRKDLLAQIGLVPDSIRPPDIDETPQPGELPRPYCVRLAAEKAQAVDLAADEIVLCADTTVALGRRILGKPADEKEAAEFLIKLAGRRHQVITAVAVRKGDQLWQRDVVTGVKMKRLSDVELNTYLASGDWRGKAGGYAIQGPAGAFIPWISGSFTAVVGLPVAETAQLLQAAGYPLYSQTEG; from the coding sequence ATGCGGCTTGTTCTGGGCTCTGGCAGTCCGCGCCGGAAGGATCTTCTGGCGCAAATCGGACTCGTGCCCGATTCGATCCGCCCCCCCGACATCGACGAAACGCCTCAGCCAGGTGAACTGCCGCGCCCCTATTGCGTGCGGCTTGCAGCGGAAAAGGCGCAGGCCGTCGATCTGGCGGCGGATGAGATCGTCCTCTGCGCCGATACCACCGTGGCCCTGGGCCGCCGCATCCTCGGCAAGCCTGCCGACGAGAAGGAAGCGGCCGAGTTCCTGATCAAGCTTGCAGGGCGCCGCCATCAGGTGATCACAGCTGTGGCGGTGCGAAAGGGCGATCAGCTCTGGCAGCGCGATGTGGTGACGGGGGTGAAGATGAAGCGCCTCTCCGACGTGGAACTCAACACCTATCTCGCTTCCGGCGACTGGCGCGGCAAGGCCGGCGGCTACGCCATTCAGGGGCCCGCCGGGGCCTTCATCCCGTGGATCAGCGGCTCTTTTACCGCCGTGGTCGGCCTGCCCGTGGCCGAAACCGCGCAGCTCCTGCAGGCGGCAGGCTATCCGCTCTATTCCCAAACCGAGGGGTAA
- the infA gene encoding translation initiation factor IF-1: protein MAKDEDLEFPGVVRELLPNATFRVELENGHEIIAHMAGKMRKNRIRVLAGDKVQVAMTPYDLTKGRINYRFK from the coding sequence ATGGCCAAGGATGAAGATCTCGAATTTCCGGGCGTCGTTAGGGAACTCCTGCCAAATGCGACATTCCGGGTCGAGCTTGAGAACGGCCACGAGATCATCGCACATATGGCAGGCAAAATGCGCAAGAACCGTATCCGCGTGCTCGCGGGCGACAAGGTTCAGGTCGCTATGACGCCGTATGACCTCACCAAGGGTCGCATCAACTACCGCTTCAAGTAA